In one Chlamydia sp. BM-2023 genomic region, the following are encoded:
- the surE gene encoding 5'/3'-nucleotidase SurE, translating into MNKRLKILLTNDDGIFAKGMGFLVSSLIKADFADLYIVAPKEEQSGKSMSFYYTHPVVLENYDYPLPVQGAWTVSGSPVDCVKLALGSLFRDSLPDLVLSGINHGSNAGRNIFYSGTAGAAMEAILSGIPSLALSQDQDISFFQEDIAPEILKTLSLYALSSPFESVVGFNVNFPVSEHNESWKGMRLVVTGKEFACGAPRLLSNVGKRKYFSLHDCQVVTDDDLSMEYCTLMENYISVAPLLVRNSPLPLTTEEEFQKLQDSFDNFVGSNSASKLTDV; encoded by the coding sequence ATGAATAAACGATTAAAGATTCTATTAACCAATGATGATGGCATTTTTGCTAAAGGAATGGGTTTTTTAGTCTCTAGCTTAATAAAAGCTGACTTTGCTGACCTATATATAGTAGCTCCCAAGGAAGAACAGTCCGGAAAAAGCATGTCTTTTTATTATACACACCCCGTAGTTTTAGAAAATTATGACTATCCTCTGCCAGTTCAAGGTGCTTGGACTGTTTCTGGAAGTCCTGTGGATTGTGTTAAATTGGCTCTGGGCAGCCTATTCCGAGATTCGTTGCCAGACCTTGTGTTATCAGGGATCAATCACGGATCCAATGCAGGCAGAAACATTTTTTATTCTGGAACTGCTGGCGCGGCAATGGAAGCTATTTTATCCGGCATCCCATCGCTAGCCCTCTCTCAAGATCAAGATATCTCCTTCTTCCAAGAGGATATTGCTCCTGAAATATTAAAAACTTTATCTTTGTACGCGTTGTCCTCACCTTTTGAAAGCGTTGTAGGTTTTAACGTAAACTTTCCTGTCAGCGAACATAATGAATCCTGGAAAGGCATGCGTCTAGTGGTTACTGGAAAAGAGTTTGCTTGTGGCGCACCTAGATTGTTAAGTAATGTTGGAAAACGAAAGTACTTCTCCTTACATGATTGTCAAGTTGTTACAGACGATGACCTCTCTATGGAATATTGCACTCTCATGGAGAACTATATTTCCGTAGCTCCTTTATTGGTTAGAAATTCTCCTCTTCCCTTAACTACCGAAGAAGAATTCCAAAAGCTACAGGATAGTTTTGATAATTTTGTTGGTTCAAATTCAGCCTCAAAATTAACTGATGTTTAG
- a CDS encoding tRNA 2-thiocytidine biosynthesis TtcA family protein — translation MTILHLHPPWIKAGKRIESLVRKALYSYSMLEKHTKIVVALSGGKDSLSLLLMLKAISGRGFPELNLYAVNIGGKYSCGAEVSQQYLANICDKIQVPFTSIASPYDPEVLECYACSQVRRRLLFQAAKEIGATAVAFGHHRDDVVQTTLMNLLHKAEFAGMLPVLDMVHFDITILRPLILTPESWIRKFAKESGFSRVTCRCPVVSLRTKTETTLKLLEEVFPQARHNIALAVEQHGLSKAQKIKNN, via the coding sequence ATGACTATTCTGCATTTACATCCTCCATGGATTAAAGCCGGCAAGCGTATCGAAAGCTTAGTTCGCAAAGCTCTATATTCATATTCTATGTTAGAAAAACATACGAAGATTGTTGTAGCTCTTAGCGGCGGGAAAGATAGCCTTTCTTTACTGTTAATGCTAAAAGCTATTTCCGGAAGAGGCTTTCCAGAACTGAACCTTTACGCTGTAAATATAGGCGGGAAATACTCTTGTGGTGCTGAGGTTAGCCAGCAATATCTAGCCAATATTTGCGACAAAATCCAAGTGCCATTTACCTCAATAGCCTCACCTTATGATCCTGAAGTTTTAGAATGCTATGCATGTTCTCAAGTGAGAAGACGCCTGCTCTTTCAAGCGGCAAAAGAAATCGGAGCAACTGCTGTAGCTTTTGGACATCATAGAGATGATGTAGTCCAAACAACTTTAATGAATCTTTTACATAAAGCTGAGTTCGCAGGTATGCTTCCAGTTTTGGACATGGTGCACTTTGATATTACTATTTTGCGACCTTTAATTCTTACGCCGGAATCGTGGATACGTAAGTTCGCAAAAGAAAGCGGTTTCTCTCGAGTTACCTGCCGATGTCCCGTTGTATCCCTAAGAACGAAAACAGAAACAACGTTGAAATTACTCGAGGAGGTCTTCCCTCAGGCAAGACATAACATTGCCTTGGCAGTTGAACAACATGGCTTATCAAAAGCTCAAAAAATTAAAAATAATTAA
- a CDS encoding SEC-C metal-binding domain-containing protein, giving the protein MSKKVNRNDPCPCGSNKKYKQCCLKKDSQPARYTSEGKFKFSAEVITPNQNGQAGESCAKLFQRLSESLTTEQKQAVSKYHEITKNQATPGKKTVRKAKAKEDRLVSEQLKKYNFQVMDTNVSADYSAENFNQDTSFVADDFIPTQEDYRISEKTDSDLEENN; this is encoded by the coding sequence ATGTCAAAAAAAGTTAATAGAAATGACCCATGTCCATGTGGTTCAAATAAGAAATACAAACAATGTTGTCTTAAAAAAGATAGCCAACCTGCTCGTTATACTTCTGAAGGAAAATTTAAGTTTTCTGCTGAGGTGATTACACCAAATCAAAATGGTCAAGCTGGGGAAAGCTGTGCAAAGTTGTTCCAACGTCTTTCGGAAAGCTTAACGACAGAACAAAAGCAAGCTGTCAGTAAGTATCACGAGATTACTAAGAATCAAGCAACACCTGGGAAGAAAACTGTTAGAAAGGCCAAGGCTAAAGAAGACCGATTGGTTTCTGAGCAGCTTAAGAAGTATAATTTCCAAGTTATGGATACCAACGTGTCTGCGGATTATTCTGCGGAGAACTTCAATCAAGACACAAGTTTTGTTGCTGACGACTTTATTCCTACACAAGAAGACTACCGTATTTCAGAAAAAACGGATTCTGACTTGGAAGAAAATAACTAA
- the rimO gene encoding 30S ribosomal protein S12 methylthiotransferase RimO — MTTKEQVFFNQATSKNKIHFISLGCSRNLVDSEVMLGILLKAGYEATESLSEADYLILNTCAFLKAARDESMGYLQRIIDTKKESAKIILTGCMVSKHKEELKPWLPYIHYVLGSGDVEHILSAIESKESGEKLSSKSYLEMGEIPRKLSTPKHYAYLKIAEGCRKRCAFCIIPSIKGDLRSKPLDQIVKEFRLLLKMGVKEVILIAQDLGDYGKDISSDRKSRLASVLEELLKEPGDYWIRMLYLYPDEVDDDIINIMEKDPRLLPYVDIPLQHINNRVLKSMRRTTSREQILELLTKLRSRLPHIYIRSSFIVGFPGETDQEFQDLVDFVKEGWIDNVGIFSYSQEEGSAAAQMTDQISQIVKSKRLKTLSQVQKKNVDKHNKLLVGQIVEAVIDGYHPDSELLLTARFYGQAPEVDPCIIVNEARLVSGFGDRYLIEITGFAGYDLVGRVIKKAPGV, encoded by the coding sequence ATGACAACTAAAGAACAGGTTTTTTTTAATCAGGCGACTTCTAAGAATAAAATTCATTTTATTAGTTTAGGATGCTCCAGAAACCTTGTAGACAGTGAGGTTATGCTCGGTATTTTATTAAAAGCGGGCTATGAGGCTACTGAATCACTCTCTGAAGCCGACTATTTAATTCTTAATACCTGTGCATTTTTAAAAGCAGCCCGCGATGAATCTATGGGTTATCTCCAGCGTATTATTGATACGAAAAAAGAAAGCGCTAAGATTATATTAACTGGCTGCATGGTATCCAAGCATAAGGAAGAGTTAAAACCTTGGCTCCCCTACATACATTATGTTTTGGGTTCTGGAGATGTTGAGCATATTCTATCTGCTATAGAGTCTAAAGAATCAGGAGAAAAACTCTCCTCAAAAAGTTATTTAGAGATGGGAGAAATCCCTAGAAAGTTATCAACCCCTAAGCATTATGCTTATTTAAAGATAGCAGAAGGATGTCGTAAACGCTGTGCTTTTTGTATTATTCCTTCTATTAAAGGTGACTTAAGAAGTAAGCCCTTAGATCAAATTGTTAAAGAATTCCGTCTATTACTAAAGATGGGAGTTAAAGAAGTCATTTTGATTGCTCAGGATTTAGGCGACTATGGAAAAGACATCTCTTCTGATAGAAAGTCTCGTTTAGCTAGTGTTTTGGAAGAGCTGCTTAAAGAGCCCGGTGATTATTGGATTAGGATGTTATATTTATATCCCGATGAAGTCGATGACGATATCATTAATATTATGGAGAAAGACCCTAGATTACTTCCTTATGTCGATATCCCTCTTCAACACATTAACAATCGCGTATTAAAAAGCATGCGCAGAACAACTTCTCGAGAGCAAATTCTTGAGCTACTAACTAAATTACGCTCACGTCTTCCTCATATCTATATCCGCTCATCATTTATTGTTGGTTTTCCTGGAGAAACAGATCAAGAATTTCAAGATTTGGTTGATTTTGTTAAAGAGGGATGGATTGATAATGTGGGGATTTTCTCTTATTCTCAAGAAGAGGGTTCAGCAGCTGCGCAGATGACGGATCAGATATCTCAAATCGTGAAATCAAAAAGGTTGAAAACGCTTTCTCAAGTACAAAAGAAAAATGTCGATAAGCATAACAAGTTACTTGTTGGGCAAATTGTTGAAGCTGTTATTGACGGGTATCATCCTGATAGCGAGCTTTTGTTAACGGCCCGTTTCTATGGACAAGCTCCAGAGGTAGATCCTTGTATTATTGTTAATGAGGCTCGTCTTGTTTCTGGATTTGGAGATCGTTACTTAATTGAGATTACAGGTTTTGCTGGTTATGACCTTGTAGGTCGCGTAATAAAGAAAGCGCCCGGCGTATAA
- the rpmG gene encoding 50S ribosomal protein L33: MASKNREIIKLKSSESSDMYWTVKNKRKTTSRLELKKYDRKLRRHVIFKEAK; encoded by the coding sequence ATGGCTAGTAAGAATCGTGAGATCATTAAACTAAAAAGTTCTGAAAGTTCCGATATGTACTGGACTGTTAAAAATAAAAGAAAAACAACCAGTCGACTAGAACTAAAAAAATATGATAGAAAACTGCGTAGACACGTAATCTTTAAAGAAGCCAAGTAA